A window of the Fuscovulum sp. genome harbors these coding sequences:
- a CDS encoding DUF6478 family protein: MVGKIEGVLDKLLQKRVVRRWEEIAEASAVADPDVLRGWRSRARSLRRQLDRVIHQAEHRLALPVIGSNAMRKPLGTDWAWRPDLWRGPMPVPGQASVPNRMLFCEGATVFHDCRVSELTVRQIRNERESDVAPFGFRMDVFRFDGSFLSLVVDLPDEAARGLKLRHLIRLDVIVELEKPLEIFARLNVKHGPNTEQLVLELPIGAEEVMVEFDLTYTKINEKRIEKLWIDLIFEGPEMNQIILRDVTVSRRPRAEM, encoded by the coding sequence ATGGTGGGCAAGATCGAGGGCGTGCTGGACAAGCTGCTGCAGAAGCGGGTCGTCCGGCGCTGGGAAGAGATCGCGGAGGCGTCGGCTGTGGCCGATCCGGATGTGCTGCGCGGTTGGCGTTCGCGGGCGCGGTCGCTGCGGCGGCAATTGGACCGGGTGATCCATCAAGCGGAACATCGGTTGGCGCTGCCGGTGATCGGATCGAATGCGATGCGCAAGCCACTTGGCACGGATTGGGCCTGGCGGCCCGATCTGTGGCGCGGGCCGATGCCGGTGCCGGGGCAGGCATCGGTGCCGAACCGGATGTTGTTCTGCGAAGGGGCAACTGTCTTTCACGACTGCCGGGTGAGCGAGTTGACGGTGCGCCAGATCCGCAATGAGCGGGAAAGCGACGTGGCGCCGTTCGGATTCCGAATGGATGTGTTCCGGTTCGACGGATCCTTCTTGTCGCTGGTGGTTGACCTGCCGGATGAAGCGGCGCGGGGGTTGAAGCTGCGCCATCTGATCCGGCTGGATGTGATCGTGGAGCTGGAAAAACCGCTGGAAATCTTTGCGCGGCTGAATGTGAAGCATGGACCGAACACCGAGCAGCTTGTGCTGGAACTGCCGATCGGGGCGGAAGAGGTGATGGTGGAATTCGACCTGACCTACACCAAGATCAACGAAAAGCGGATCGAAAAGCTGTGGATCGACCTGATCTTTGAAGGGCCGGAGATGAATCAGATCATCCTGCGTGACGTGACCGTGAGCCGCAGGCCACGGGCCGAGATGTGA
- a CDS encoding cation transport ATPase has protein sequence MGVKSLGLIGVLVLAGCVATQGAGIRQVALLDGAVVAAAPAGYCIAPGAGQRQADSAVVIMGRCSAAGTAEPAVLTLTVGQAGSAGAMAGGGEALAAYFTSEAGRAALSRSGRAGDVQVISATGVDGAFLVQVRDRVAGEYWRGIAGLRGRLVTVTAAGPSEDAPLPAAKGRALVEAALAALRRANAGEAVVRANQTGANQAGTNQTGTGG, from the coding sequence ATGGGTGTGAAGAGTTTGGGGTTGATCGGTGTTCTGGTGCTGGCCGGATGTGTGGCGACGCAAGGCGCAGGGATACGGCAGGTGGCGCTGTTGGACGGCGCGGTGGTGGCGGCAGCCCCGGCGGGCTATTGCATCGCGCCGGGGGCGGGGCAACGTCAGGCCGACAGTGCCGTGGTGATCATGGGCCGCTGTTCGGCGGCCGGGACAGCGGAGCCTGCGGTGCTGACGCTGACTGTGGGTCAGGCGGGATCGGCCGGGGCGATGGCCGGGGGCGGCGAGGCGTTGGCGGCCTATTTCACATCAGAGGCGGGGCGGGCGGCGTTGAGCCGGTCGGGGCGCGCCGGGGATGTGCAGGTGATTTCGGCGACCGGGGTTGATGGGGCCTTTCTGGTGCAGGTGCGCGACCGGGTGGCGGGCGAATACTGGCGCGGAATTGCCGGGCTGCGGGGGCGGTTGGTAACGGTGACGGCGGCAGGGCCTTCGGAAGACGCGCCATTGCCTGCCGCCAAGGGGCGGGCGCTGGTAGAGGCGGCGCTGGCGGCCTTGCGGCGGGCCAATGCGGGCGAGGCGGTGGTGCGCGCCAACCAGACTGGTGCTAACCAGGCCGGGACTAACCAGACCGGGACTGGGGGCTGA
- a CDS encoding peptidoglycan DD-metalloendopeptidase family protein: protein MTRLSDLAARLNGQADLYTALRQALAPSDHAPDIPALIAATDAPTRARLESVDAGLLAAIARKATTGTATPGAATLRDTLAATPAHPLFLPDPATGATMALPTTGQRPDMPAFSNPAFDPWFAEHQSQGIRYGLGLYGENRTVYATPQFADAASPERRTIHLGIDVFAPAGTPVFAPLPGRVKHLTYNADPLDYGHTLILEHDLGGATVYTLYGHLAATLPGLHPTGTVEPGQLIAHLGDWPENGGWAAHIHFQIITDLLAQTGGNFFGVGHASLHDVWSNISPDPNLLMRLPSHSFTV from the coding sequence ATGACCCGTCTTTCCGACCTCGCCGCCCGCCTGAACGGGCAGGCCGATCTCTACACCGCCCTGCGTCAGGCCCTCGCTCCAAGCGACCACGCACCCGATATTCCCGCCCTCATCGCCGCCACAGATGCCCCGACCCGCGCCCGGCTGGAAAGCGTCGATGCCGGTCTTCTCGCCGCCATCGCGCGCAAGGCCACAACGGGCACGGCCACGCCCGGCGCCGCCACCCTGCGCGACACCCTCGCCGCCACCCCGGCCCATCCCCTGTTTCTGCCCGATCCGGCCACAGGCGCCACTATGGCCCTGCCCACCACCGGCCAACGCCCCGACATGCCCGCCTTCTCGAACCCCGCTTTTGATCCGTGGTTCGCCGAACACCAATCGCAGGGCATCCGCTACGGCCTCGGCCTCTACGGCGAAAACCGTACCGTCTATGCCACGCCGCAATTCGCTGATGCCGCCAGCCCGGAACGGCGCACGATCCACCTCGGCATCGACGTCTTCGCCCCTGCTGGCACGCCCGTCTTCGCCCCGCTGCCGGGCCGGGTGAAACACCTCACCTATAACGCCGATCCGCTGGATTACGGCCATACCCTGATCCTTGAACATGATCTCGGTGGCGCGACGGTCTACACCCTTTACGGCCACCTTGCCGCCACCCTGCCCGGCCTGCACCCAACCGGCACGGTCGAACCCGGCCAACTCATCGCCCATCTGGGCGACTGGCCGGAAAACGGCGGCTGGGCCGCCCATATCCATTTCCAGATCATCACCGATCTTCTGGCCCAAACAGGGGGCAACTTCTTTGGCGTGGGCCATGCCAGCTTGCACGATGTCTGGTCCAACATCAGCCCCGACCCCAACCTCCTGATGCGCCTTCCCTCGCACAGCTTCACGGTTTGA
- a CDS encoding GNAT family N-acetyltransferase yields the protein MPPIQSHIRPATPDDRALWQPLFEGYAAFYNTPLTPQTLDTVWSWIHDPTNPFWCDLALDDSGTPLGFVQYQLMHRSLGGSMVCYLSDLFTTPAARGRGTGRALIDHVLAFARSHGLPNVRWLTAEDNTTARTLYDSYAPRTPFILYSLPTT from the coding sequence ATGCCCCCGATCCAGTCACATATCCGCCCCGCCACCCCGGATGACCGCGCCCTCTGGCAGCCGCTGTTCGAAGGTTACGCCGCCTTCTACAACACCCCCCTCACCCCACAGACGCTCGATACCGTCTGGTCCTGGATCCACGATCCCACCAACCCCTTCTGGTGCGACCTCGCCCTTGATGACAGCGGCACCCCCCTCGGTTTCGTGCAATACCAACTCATGCACCGCTCCCTCGGTGGCTCCATGGTCTGCTACCTGTCAGACCTGTTCACCACCCCCGCCGCCCGGGGCCGGGGCACCGGCCGCGCCCTGATCGACCATGTCCTCGCCTTCGCCCGCAGCCACGGCCTGCCCAATGTCCGTTGGCTCACGGCCGAAGACAACACCACCGCCCGCACGCTCTATGACAGCTACGCCCCCCGTACCCCTTTCATCCTCTACTCCCTCCCCACCACCTGA
- the accD gene encoding acetyl-CoA carboxylase, carboxyltransferase subunit beta: MNWISNYVRPKINSLFSRREVPENLWTKCPECGTMLFHRELAANLNVCTSCDHHMAISPRDRFSALFDGGIFTEVKVPDAVTDPLHFRDQKKYPERLKAAQKATGEKEAMLVAEGEIAKTPIVAVAQDFSFMAGSMGMYVGNAILAAAERAVKLKRPLVLFSAAGGARMQEGILSLMQMPRTTVAVQMLREAHLPYIVVLTHPTTGGVTASYAMLGDVQLAEPNALICFAGPRVIEQTIREKLPEGFQRAEYLLDHGMLDRVTHRKALREELVTIIRLLTGQPPAIKGELTAQPVEA, from the coding sequence ATGAACTGGATTTCCAACTACGTCCGCCCCAAGATCAACTCGCTCTTCTCGCGCCGGGAAGTGCCTGAAAATCTTTGGACGAAATGCCCCGAATGCGGGACGATGCTGTTCCACCGCGAACTCGCCGCCAACCTGAACGTCTGCACCTCCTGCGATCACCACATGGCCATCAGCCCGCGTGACCGCTTCTCCGCCCTGTTCGACGGCGGCATCTTCACCGAGGTGAAGGTCCCCGACGCCGTCACCGACCCGCTGCATTTCCGCGATCAAAAGAAATACCCAGAACGCCTCAAGGCCGCGCAAAAGGCGACCGGAGAGAAAGAGGCGATGCTCGTCGCCGAAGGCGAAATCGCCAAGACCCCCATTGTCGCCGTCGCGCAGGATTTCTCCTTCATGGCCGGCTCCATGGGTATGTATGTGGGCAATGCCATCCTCGCCGCAGCCGAACGCGCGGTGAAACTCAAGCGCCCCCTCGTGCTGTTCTCCGCCGCAGGCGGCGCCCGCATGCAGGAAGGCATCCTGTCCCTGATGCAGATGCCACGCACCACCGTCGCCGTGCAGATGCTACGTGAGGCGCACCTTCCCTATATCGTTGTCCTCACCCACCCCACCACGGGCGGCGTCACCGCCTCCTATGCGATGCTGGGCGATGTGCAACTGGCCGAACCCAACGCGCTGATCTGCTTTGCCGGCCCCCGCGTGATCGAACAGACCATCCGCGAAAAGCTGCCCGAAGGGTTCCAGCGCGCTGAATACCTGCTCGATCACGGGATGCTCGACCGCGTCACCCACCGCAAAGCCTTGCGTGAAGAACTGGTCACGATCATCCGCCTGCTGACCGGCCAACCCCCGGCCATCAAGGGCGAGTTGACCGCGCAGCCCGTCGAAGCCTGA
- a CDS encoding folylpolyglutamate synthase/dihydrofolate synthase family protein translates to MTALTSDALLDRMMTLHPKVIDLTLDRVHRLLGLLGNPERAIPPAIHIAGTNGKGSTQAMIRAGLEQAGQRVHAYTSPHLARFHERIRLAGQLISEPALTALLDECVAKNGPDEITFFEITTCAAFAAFARTPADWTLLEVGLGGRLDATNVITPRLSIITPVSMDHESFLGDTIAKIAAEKAGIIKRGIPVIVGPQHPDGLEVIESTAARLGAPILAFGQHWHVWEERGRLIYQDETGLLDLPLPNLPGPHQIQNAGAAITALRHLGYDAAACEAAVTRAEWPARMQRLRHGPLIDLAPQVELWLDGGHNPAGGEAIAATLARMPARPTHLICGMLNTKDVTGYMRPLAPQVTRLHAVSIPGEKNTLPAEATRDAALTAGIDATTAPSVAEALTTITATAPQARVLICGSLYLAGHILRENG, encoded by the coding sequence GTGACCGCCCTCACCTCCGACGCCCTGCTCGACCGGATGATGACCCTGCACCCCAAGGTCATCGACCTCACGCTGGACCGTGTCCACCGTCTCTTGGGTCTGCTGGGCAATCCCGAACGCGCCATCCCCCCCGCGATCCATATCGCAGGCACGAACGGCAAGGGCAGCACGCAAGCCATGATCCGCGCCGGGCTAGAACAGGCCGGGCAACGCGTCCACGCCTATACCTCTCCCCACCTCGCGCGCTTCCATGAACGCATCCGGCTGGCCGGGCAGTTGATCAGCGAACCAGCCCTCACCGCCCTGCTTGATGAATGCGTCGCAAAGAACGGCCCGGATGAGATCACGTTTTTTGAGATCACAACCTGCGCCGCCTTCGCTGCCTTCGCCCGCACCCCGGCCGATTGGACACTTCTCGAAGTCGGCCTCGGCGGCAGGCTTGATGCCACCAACGTCATCACCCCGCGCCTGTCGATCATCACGCCCGTCTCGATGGACCATGAATCCTTCCTCGGCGACACCATCGCCAAGATCGCCGCGGAAAAGGCCGGGATCATCAAGCGCGGCATCCCCGTGATCGTCGGCCCCCAGCACCCTGACGGGCTGGAAGTGATTGAGTCCACCGCCGCCCGCCTCGGCGCGCCGATTCTGGCCTTCGGCCAACACTGGCATGTCTGGGAAGAACGCGGCCGTCTGATCTATCAGGATGAAACCGGCCTGCTTGATCTGCCCCTGCCCAACCTGCCCGGCCCCCATCAGATCCAGAACGCCGGTGCCGCCATCACCGCCCTGCGCCATCTGGGCTATGACGCCGCCGCGTGTGAGGCCGCCGTCACCCGCGCCGAATGGCCCGCCCGGATGCAGCGCCTGCGTCACGGCCCGCTGATCGACCTTGCCCCGCAGGTCGAGCTTTGGCTCGACGGCGGCCACAACCCCGCCGGGGGTGAGGCCATCGCCGCCACGCTGGCCCGCATGCCCGCCCGCCCCACGCATCTGATCTGCGGGATGCTCAACACCAAGGACGTGACGGGCTACATGCGCCCCCTCGCGCCCCAGGTCACGCGCCTCCACGCCGTCTCCATCCCCGGCGAAAAGAACACCCTCCCGGCCGAGGCCACACGCGACGCCGCCCTGACCGCAGGCATCGACGCCACCACCGCCCCCTCGGTGGCCGAGGCCCTCACCACCATCACCGCCACCGCCCCCCAAGCCCGCGTCCTGATCTGCGGCTCCCTCTACCTCGCCGGGCACATCCTGCGCGAAAACGGCTGA
- a CDS encoding NYN domain-containing protein, which translates to MTAFSPVSSQVLTRVAVLIDGDHIPASFRTNISTEAAKLGEVISTQLFCDLSLRPDWASETGIDVTHCKGRPGKNSADMSLCIAALDLAYRGLATAFLIASNDRDFEPLTRHLRRLGCTANQVKTLAPPPTPKPVAPPTQSAPPHSAAPVTEDPATCTLLAKVRAAIKGHGGPDGIKIEALNPLLHRQGVRISQEPEKNWRAWLRARPEHFHCDPKGPLARVRLKK; encoded by the coding sequence ATGACTGCTTTTTCCCCGGTCTCATCTCAGGTCCTGACTCGCGTTGCCGTGCTGATCGACGGCGACCATATCCCGGCATCGTTCCGCACCAACATCTCTACCGAAGCGGCGAAACTCGGCGAGGTGATATCGACGCAGCTTTTCTGCGATCTCTCGCTCCGGCCTGACTGGGCCTCAGAAACCGGGATAGACGTGACCCATTGCAAGGGCCGCCCCGGCAAGAACAGCGCCGACATGTCACTGTGCATCGCGGCGCTCGACCTCGCCTATCGCGGGCTTGCCACCGCTTTCTTGATCGCATCGAACGACCGGGATTTCGAACCGCTCACCCGCCACCTCCGCCGCTTGGGATGCACCGCCAACCAAGTCAAGACACTGGCACCGCCACCCACGCCCAAACCCGTTGCACCACCGACACAGTCCGCGCCGCCCCATTCCGCCGCTCCCGTGACCGAGGATCCGGCCACGTGCACGCTACTTGCCAAGGTCCGCGCCGCTATCAAAGGACATGGCGGCCCGGATGGCATCAAGATCGAGGCGCTCAATCCCCTGCTGCACCGTCAGGGCGTAAGAATTTCGCAGGAACCCGAAAAGAACTGGCGTGCTTGGCTACGCGCCCGCCCAGAGCATTTCCATTGCGATCCGAAGGGGCCACTGGCTCGGGTACGCCTGAAGAAGTGA
- a CDS encoding TetR/AcrR family transcriptional regulator produces the protein MDEAGEQVRVEPARDGLIRRGRKFDQVLAGAREVFLRDGFEGASVDDIAREAGVSKATLYSYFPDKRLLFQEVARAECRRAADEAEALIDDQAPVADVLRLAGERIVGFAQSDFGQRMFRMCVAESDRFPALGAAFYESGPLLIRERLAIYLAKAVARGELRIDDLNLAADQFAQLCKADLHDRAVFGIDAARQPREVTRVVEGAVAMFMARYGV, from the coding sequence ATGGATGAGGCAGGCGAACAAGTCCGGGTGGAACCGGCGCGTGATGGGCTGATCCGGCGGGGGCGGAAGTTCGATCAGGTGCTTGCAGGCGCGCGCGAAGTGTTCCTGCGCGACGGGTTCGAGGGCGCGTCCGTCGATGACATCGCCCGCGAGGCGGGAGTGAGCAAGGCGACGCTGTACAGCTATTTCCCGGACAAGCGGCTGCTGTTTCAAGAGGTTGCGCGGGCCGAATGCCGCCGCGCGGCGGATGAGGCGGAGGCGCTGATCGATGATCAGGCCCCGGTGGCGGATGTTCTGCGGTTGGCGGGCGAGCGGATCGTGGGCTTTGCGCAATCGGATTTCGGGCAACGGATGTTTCGCATGTGCGTGGCCGAAAGCGACCGGTTCCCGGCGCTGGGGGCGGCGTTCTATGAAAGCGGGCCGCTCCTGATCCGGGAGCGGCTGGCGATCTATCTGGCCAAGGCAGTGGCGCGGGGGGAATTGCGGATCGACGATCTGAACCTCGCCGCTGACCAGTTTGCGCAACTGTGCAAGGCTGATCTGCATGACCGGGCCGTTTTCGGCATCGACGCCGCCCGCCAACCGCGCGAGGTGACGCGAGTGGTGGAGGGGGCAGTGGCGATGTTCATGGCGCGGTATGGAGTTTGA
- a CDS encoding NlpC/P60 family protein translates to MDRRLTAFSGRVALEGLRGQVAAEVFVAGERGAVAVPLADLCASPGGARDRQVSFGAALLVVERRDGGVFVQMGRDGYCGWLEAGAVGPAVAATHWVAAVGTHLYPEPRVQARERAALPFGARVAVLEDDGKWARVAGGYLPSVHLRPDGEWFDDPVTVAEMFLGTPYLWGGNSRDGIDCSGLVQAAWLACGRDCPGDSDMQQGLGVALAEGAVLRRGDLIFWKGHVAIVVDGDRMIHANGHSMDVRHEGIPAAIARIAAQGGGPVVARQRG, encoded by the coding sequence ATGGACCGGCGTTTGACGGCCTTTTCGGGGCGGGTGGCTTTGGAGGGTTTGCGCGGGCAGGTGGCGGCAGAGGTCTTTGTCGCGGGGGAGCGGGGCGCGGTGGCGGTGCCGCTGGCCGATCTGTGCGCAAGCCCGGGCGGGGCACGGGACCGACAGGTAAGCTTTGGCGCGGCGCTGCTGGTGGTGGAGCGGCGGGACGGGGGAGTGTTCGTGCAGATGGGCCGGGATGGCTATTGCGGGTGGCTGGAGGCGGGGGCGGTGGGGCCTGCGGTGGCAGCGACGCATTGGGTGGCGGCGGTGGGAACGCATCTTTACCCCGAGCCACGGGTGCAGGCGCGGGAACGCGCGGCGCTGCCTTTTGGCGCGCGGGTGGCGGTGCTGGAGGATGACGGGAAATGGGCGCGGGTGGCGGGGGGATATCTGCCATCAGTGCATCTGCGACCGGATGGGGAGTGGTTTGACGACCCGGTGACGGTGGCAGAGATGTTTCTGGGGACGCCCTATCTGTGGGGCGGCAACAGCCGGGACGGGATTGACTGTTCAGGGCTGGTGCAGGCGGCGTGGCTGGCCTGCGGGCGGGACTGTCCTGGGGATAGCGACATGCAGCAGGGGCTGGGTGTGGCTTTGGCGGAAGGCGCGGTGCTGCGACGGGGCGACCTGATCTTCTGGAAGGGGCATGTGGCGATCGTGGTGGATGGGGACCGGATGATCCATGCCAATGGCCACAGCATGGATGTACGCCATGAGGGGATACCGGCGGCCATCGCGCGCATCGCGGCGCAGGGGGGCGGCCCAGTGGTGGCGCGGCAGCGGGGGTGA
- a CDS encoding leucyl aminopeptidase family protein, whose amino-acid sequence MTPAFADPAAVALPLHVVPSDGIEAIKAQLGPEAAGWLAATGFKGELGEVRLLPAAGGGLAGAVAGYGTAKARRRMRFGLAKAVAGLPAGAWRIEGALSVAEREEAALGWVLTQYRFGRYRAAKAEAGALLVCPDGVDAARVIAMARGEFLTRDLINTPAQDMGPGQLETAFAALGARFGAAVAVVRGEDLLEQGFPMVHAVGRASPRVPRIMEMRWGDAGPALTLVGKGVCFDTGGLNLKPSSGMNLMKKDMGGAATVMGLAQMIMELGLPVRLRVIVPAVENVVSGNALKPKDILTSRKGLTVEVNDTDAEGRLVLGDALAWAGEEPCDLLVSMATLTGAARVAVGPDLAPYYSDDAGVVAALEAGAVAGFDPVWRLPFHDAYEAVIEPGIADLDNAPGFGFAGSITAALFLRRFAEHPRYVHFDIYGHTPSEAPGRPKGGVGQGARALLCGLPAMLGL is encoded by the coding sequence CTGACGCCCGCTTTTGCCGATCCCGCCGCCGTGGCCTTGCCTTTGCACGTGGTGCCGTCTGACGGGATCGAGGCGATCAAGGCGCAGTTGGGGCCGGAGGCGGCGGGATGGCTGGCGGCAACCGGGTTCAAGGGGGAATTGGGCGAGGTGCGGCTGTTGCCCGCTGCGGGGGGCGGGTTGGCCGGGGCGGTGGCAGGCTATGGCACGGCCAAGGCGCGGCGGCGTATGCGGTTCGGGCTGGCCAAGGCGGTGGCGGGGCTGCCTGCGGGTGCATGGCGGATTGAGGGAGCCTTGAGTGTTGCCGAGCGGGAAGAAGCGGCGCTGGGCTGGGTTCTGACGCAATATCGTTTTGGCCGATATCGCGCGGCGAAGGCCGAGGCCGGGGCGCTGCTGGTTTGCCCGGACGGGGTGGATGCTGCGCGGGTGATCGCCATGGCGCGGGGCGAATTTCTGACGCGCGACCTGATCAACACGCCCGCGCAGGATATGGGGCCGGGGCAGCTTGAGACGGCCTTTGCTGCGCTGGGCGCGCGGTTTGGCGCGGCGGTTGCGGTGGTGCGGGGGGAGGACCTGCTGGAGCAGGGCTTTCCCATGGTGCATGCCGTGGGGCGGGCCAGCCCGCGCGTGCCGCGCATCATGGAGATGCGGTGGGGGGATGCGGGGCCTGCGCTGACGCTGGTGGGCAAGGGCGTGTGTTTCGATACCGGGGGGCTGAACCTGAAGCCGTCATCAGGGATGAACCTGATGAAGAAGGATATGGGGGGTGCCGCCACGGTGATGGGGCTGGCGCAGATGATCATGGAGCTGGGCCTGCCCGTTCGGCTGCGGGTGATCGTGCCAGCGGTGGAGAATGTGGTTTCGGGCAATGCGTTGAAGCCGAAGGATATTCTGACCAGCCGCAAGGGATTGACCGTGGAGGTGAATGACACCGATGCCGAAGGGCGGCTGGTGCTGGGCGATGCGCTGGCCTGGGCGGGGGAGGAGCCTTGCGATCTGCTGGTGTCGATGGCCACGCTGACCGGCGCGGCGCGGGTGGCGGTGGGGCCGGACCTTGCGCCGTATTACAGTGATGACGCGGGGGTTGTGGCGGCGTTGGAGGCCGGGGCCGTGGCGGGGTTTGATCCGGTCTGGCGGTTGCCATTCCATGATGCCTATGAGGCGGTGATCGAACCGGGGATTGCGGATCTGGACAATGCGCCGGGGTTTGGCTTTGCCGGGTCGATCACGGCGGCGCTGTTCCTGCGGCGGTTTGCGGAACACCCGCGCTATGTGCATTTCGACATTTACGGTCACACGCCGAGCGAAGCGCCGGGGCGGCCCAAGGGCGGGGTCGGGCAGGGTGCGCGGGCGCTGCTGTGCGGGTTGCCCGCGATGCTGGGGCTGTGA
- a CDS encoding carbonic anhydrase codes for MQQARPLPAYLISRFHGWRATTYQDNKAWFRRLAQSGQHPRAMVISCCDSRVHVTSIFGADEGEFFIHRNVANLVPPYNPDGEYHGTSAAVEYAVTSLGVAHIVVLGHSNCGGVKGCHDMCSGHAPELEMKSSFVGRWMDILRPGYERVTLTRPEDPLRALEKEAVLVSLENLMTFPFVRAAVEDDRLTLHGLWTDTGEGGLEQFDPTRAGFVPV; via the coding sequence ATGCAACAGGCCCGGCCCCTTCCCGCCTATCTGATCAGCCGCTTTCATGGCTGGCGCGCCACGACCTATCAGGACAACAAGGCCTGGTTCCGCCGCCTTGCGCAAAGCGGCCAGCATCCCCGCGCCATGGTGATCTCCTGCTGCGACTCGCGTGTTCATGTCACCTCGATCTTCGGCGCGGATGAAGGCGAGTTCTTCATTCACCGCAACGTCGCGAACCTTGTGCCGCCCTACAACCCGGATGGCGAATATCACGGCACCTCAGCGGCGGTGGAATACGCCGTCACCTCGCTGGGCGTGGCGCATATCGTCGTGCTGGGCCATTCCAACTGCGGCGGCGTCAAGGGCTGCCATGACATGTGCTCCGGCCACGCGCCGGAGCTTGAGATGAAATCCTCCTTCGTCGGCCGCTGGATGGATATCCTCCGCCCCGGATACGAACGCGTCACCCTGACCAGACCCGAAGACCCCCTCCGCGCGCTGGAAAAAGAAGCCGTCCTTGTCAGCCTCGAAAACCTGATGACCTTCCCCTTCGTGCGCGCCGCCGTCGAAGATGACCGCCTCACCCTGCACGGTCTGTGGACGGATACAGGCGAAGGCGGTCTCGAACAGTTCGATCCCACCCGCGCGGGCTTCGTCCCGGTCTAG
- a CDS encoding sodium-dependent bicarbonate transport family permease gives MQDILTLAGANLLTPMILCFALGLAAALARSELSVPEAAAKALSIYLLFAIGFKGGVAVADHGLDVNLLAALVAGVILSFALPFAAFALLKALTRLSVTDAAAVAAHYGSISIVTFVTATSVLQSQGIAAEGYMVAVAAAMEAPAIISALFIVTRAGGKSEGMDAELWREILLNGSIVLLVGSFAIGLITGAEGMARIESFIVSPFQGVLCLFLLDMGLVAGRGLRGARGILTPGVLAFGLLMPVIGAATGLAAGLILGLSPGGTALMMTLAASASYIAVPAAMRVALPDANPSIYLTLSLGITFPFNLTLGIPAYVAVATALSGG, from the coding sequence ATGCAAGACATCCTGACGCTGGCAGGCGCGAACCTGCTGACGCCAATGATCCTGTGCTTCGCCCTCGGCCTTGCCGCCGCACTTGCCCGGTCAGAACTTTCGGTCCCCGAAGCCGCCGCCAAAGCCCTGTCGATCTACCTTCTCTTTGCGATTGGCTTCAAAGGCGGCGTCGCGGTCGCCGATCACGGGCTTGACGTCAACCTCCTCGCCGCCCTCGTGGCCGGGGTGATCCTGTCCTTCGCCCTGCCCTTCGCGGCCTTCGCGCTCCTCAAGGCGCTCACCCGCCTGTCGGTCACCGATGCCGCCGCCGTCGCCGCGCATTACGGCTCTATCTCCATCGTGACCTTCGTCACCGCCACGTCCGTCCTGCAATCCCAAGGGATCGCGGCCGAAGGCTACATGGTCGCCGTCGCCGCCGCGATGGAGGCCCCGGCCATCATCTCCGCCCTCTTCATCGTCACACGCGCGGGCGGCAAAAGCGAAGGCATGGATGCAGAACTGTGGCGCGAGATTCTGCTCAACGGCTCTATCGTCCTTCTCGTCGGCTCCTTCGCCATCGGGCTCATCACCGGGGCCGAAGGCATGGCCCGCATCGAAAGCTTCATCGTCTCGCCCTTCCAGGGCGTGCTTTGCCTGTTCTTGCTGGACATGGGCCTTGTGGCCGGGCGCGGCCTGCGCGGCGCGCGCGGCATCCTCACCCCCGGCGTGTTGGCCTTCGGCCTTCTGATGCCCGTCATCGGGGCCGCCACGGGCCTTGCTGCTGGCCTGATCCTCGGGCTGTCACCGGGCGGCACAGCGCTGATGATGACGCTGGCCGCCTCCGCCTCCTACATCGCCGTGCCCGCCGCCATGCGCGTGGCCCTGCCGGATGCGAACCCGTCGATCTACCTGACCCTCTCGCTGGGGATCACCTTCCCCTTCAACCTCACCCTTGGCATCCCGGCCTATGTCGCCGTGGCCACCGCCCTTTCCGGAGGCTGA
- a CDS encoding DUF3240 family protein, translated as MQTHQAKRVEIIIEAPMENRLTDALTRAGVSGFTVLPVLGGSGRSGRWTREGQVGRAGMVAVICLIRPERLDALLDAAFTVVERHIGVVSVTDTQVLRAERF; from the coding sequence ATGCAAACCCATCAGGCCAAACGCGTGGAAATCATCATCGAAGCCCCGATGGAGAACCGCCTGACCGACGCCCTCACCCGTGCGGGCGTGTCGGGTTTCACCGTCCTGCCCGTCCTTGGCGGATCGGGCCGCTCGGGCCGCTGGACACGTGAAGGTCAGGTCGGCCGGGCGGGCATGGTCGCTGTGATCTGCCTCATCCGCCCCGAACGGCTGGACGCCCTGCTCGACGCCGCCTTTACCGTGGTTGAACGCCATATCGGCGTTGTCAGCGTAACAGACACTCAGGTCCTACGCGCCGAACGTTTCTGA